The proteins below are encoded in one region of Macrococcus armenti:
- the dnaN gene encoding DNA polymerase III subunit beta: MKFTIQRDYFITQLNDTLKAISPRTTLPVLTGIKLDAHDNRLVLTGSDSEVSIEITIPSELNHEEILTVEDKGAIVLPGRFFVDIIKKLPADTVTIETNDNFQAKITSGQSEFNVSGIDSDQYPLLPQVSEDEAITLPVKVLKNIIKQTNFAVSTSETRPVLTGVNWMIREGILNCTATDSHRLALRKLKLEDTNIDEINVIIPGKALSELNKIIGDSEDTIDIFFASNQVLFKFGHINFISRLLEGNYPDTSRLFPESSETALSINNGDFFHAIDRASLLAREGGNNVIKLSANDNSVELSSTSPEIGTVKEDVKTSQFEGSGIKISFNSKYMMDALRAIDVDDVRVEFFGTMRPFILKPEEDENLVQLILPIRTY, translated from the coding sequence ATGAAATTTACTATACAAAGAGACTACTTTATTACTCAATTAAATGACACTTTAAAAGCGATATCACCTAGAACAACTTTACCTGTACTAACAGGTATTAAATTAGATGCTCATGATAATCGACTTGTATTAACAGGTTCAGATTCTGAAGTTTCAATCGAAATTACGATACCTTCTGAATTAAATCATGAAGAAATTCTAACAGTTGAAGATAAAGGTGCAATTGTATTACCGGGTAGATTCTTCGTTGATATCATTAAGAAACTTCCTGCAGATACTGTAACCATTGAAACTAACGATAATTTCCAGGCTAAAATTACTTCAGGTCAATCTGAGTTCAATGTATCTGGAATTGATTCAGATCAATACCCATTACTACCACAAGTAAGTGAAGATGAAGCAATCACTTTACCTGTGAAAGTACTTAAAAATATTATTAAACAAACAAACTTCGCAGTGTCCACGTCAGAAACACGTCCGGTGTTAACTGGTGTTAACTGGATGATAAGAGAAGGGATTCTAAACTGTACTGCAACAGATTCACATCGATTAGCTTTACGTAAACTTAAATTAGAAGATACAAATATTGATGAGATTAATGTTATTATTCCAGGTAAAGCATTAAGCGAACTTAATAAAATTATCGGAGATAGCGAAGATACAATTGATATTTTCTTTGCATCAAACCAAGTTTTATTTAAATTTGGACATATCAATTTCATTTCTCGTTTACTTGAAGGAAATTATCCAGATACATCTAGACTATTCCCTGAAAGCTCAGAAACAGCACTTTCAATTAATAATGGTGACTTCTTCCATGCGATTGATCGTGCATCGTTACTTGCTCGTGAAGGCGGGAATAATGTTATTAAACTATCAGCAAATGATAATAGTGTTGAATTATCGTCAACATCTCCTGAAATCGGTACAGTAAAAGAAGATGTTAAAACATCGCAATTCGAAGGTTCAGGTATTAAGATTTCATTCAATTCTAAATATATGATGGATGCACTGCGTGCAATTGATGTAGATGATGTTCGTGTAGAGTTCTTCGGTACGATGCGTCCATTCATATTAAAACCTGAAGAGGACGAAAATTTAGTGCAATTAATTTTACCAATCAGAACATATTAA
- a CDS encoding ABC transporter ATP-binding protein: MLILENVSKSFNTFKAVDNVNIQVPQGEMLGFLGGNGAGKTTTFRMILGLLEKSSGTITFDGKPIDYSMTDNIGYLPEERGLNPKLKVSEQIQYLARIKGMKKSEIDKALDYWLERFKVPENKNKKIEELSKGNQQKIQLIGAIIHNPKLLILDEPFSGLDPVNVELLKSAVKEMNENGATIVFSSHRMEHVEEMCDYVCILNKGKTVVSGNIRQVKQDFGKKEIIIEGEHDFSDLANIEGVLKFKQNKNDVRLTIADQSIAPIIFEAVKEKGFVSRFQVDEPSLNDIFIEKVGGAIE; encoded by the coding sequence ATGCTCATATTAGAGAACGTAAGCAAATCATTTAATACGTTTAAAGCTGTTGATAACGTAAATATTCAAGTGCCACAAGGAGAGATGCTTGGATTTTTAGGTGGCAACGGTGCAGGTAAAACAACAACATTCCGCATGATTCTTGGTTTGTTAGAAAAGTCATCAGGTACAATTACGTTCGATGGAAAACCGATTGATTATTCAATGACAGATAATATCGGTTATTTACCAGAAGAACGTGGTCTAAATCCGAAATTGAAAGTTTCAGAACAAATTCAGTATTTAGCGCGTATCAAAGGGATGAAAAAGTCAGAGATTGATAAAGCGTTAGATTACTGGTTAGAGCGTTTTAAAGTTCCGGAAAATAAAAACAAAAAAATCGAAGAGTTATCAAAAGGTAATCAGCAAAAAATTCAGTTAATCGGGGCTATTATACATAATCCAAAACTTCTTATACTGGATGAACCATTTAGTGGGCTTGATCCGGTAAATGTAGAGCTACTCAAGTCAGCTGTAAAAGAAATGAATGAAAATGGTGCGACGATTGTATTTAGTTCACATCGCATGGAGCATGTTGAAGAGATGTGTGATTACGTCTGTATTTTAAATAAAGGAAAAACTGTCGTCTCGGGAAATATTAGGCAAGTAAAACAAGATTTCGGTAAAAAAGAAATTATTATCGAAGGTGAGCATGATTTTAGTGATCTTGCGAATATCGAAGGTGTATTGAAATTCAAACAGAACAAAAACGATGTAAGATTAACAATTGCAGATCAATCTATCGCGCCGATTATATTCGAAGCAGTTAAAGAAAAAGGATTTGTTTCAAGGTTTCAGGTGGATGAACCATCATTAAACGACATATTTATCGAGAAAGTTGGTGGCGCAATTGAATAA